A window of the Desulfopila inferna genome harbors these coding sequences:
- a CDS encoding malate dehydrogenase → MKIAIIGGAGSVGAPTAFYLAAQKLADEILMIGGKQQNVLKQHAMDLSTAMSAKNIIIRAGDYQDLEGTDIVINAAGIAQGLITDRMEMLPKNIVLIKAIAAHIKRQCPDAFVITATNPVDPLNYATYLAGGFDRKKLIGYSLNDSFRFREMIAKGYNMKVSRVGGIVIGEHGTAQVPLFSTVRIDGKIVNVAEDIKRSVFQTIPTILRDYEGLRAGRTAGWTCAIGLELIVRAVVENSGIVLPCSVVLEGEYGLKGLSISVPVALGRTGVQQIVEYNLEKDEQERFEIASGLLFDAVKKVESYL, encoded by the coding sequence ATGAAAATTGCTATTATTGGCGGTGCCGGTAGCGTTGGGGCTCCGACAGCATTTTATCTTGCTGCGCAGAAACTGGCTGATGAAATCCTGATGATTGGAGGAAAACAACAAAACGTTCTCAAACAGCATGCCATGGATCTGAGTACTGCTATGTCAGCGAAAAATATAATAATACGTGCAGGGGATTATCAAGACTTGGAAGGTACCGATATTGTCATTAACGCAGCAGGGATAGCACAAGGCCTGATCACTGATCGAATGGAAATGCTGCCCAAAAACATAGTACTCATCAAAGCGATAGCCGCGCATATCAAGCGGCAATGTCCAGATGCTTTTGTCATAACAGCTACCAATCCGGTCGATCCATTGAACTATGCGACCTATCTTGCAGGAGGTTTTGATCGGAAAAAGCTGATCGGGTATTCCCTTAACGACTCCTTTCGCTTCCGCGAGATGATAGCCAAAGGATATAACATGAAGGTCAGTAGGGTTGGTGGCATAGTCATCGGTGAGCATGGTACCGCCCAGGTGCCTCTGTTTTCGACAGTCCGCATAGATGGCAAAATCGTCAATGTTGCTGAAGACATAAAGCGTTCCGTATTTCAAACTATCCCCACTATTCTTAGAGATTACGAAGGACTCCGAGCCGGAAGGACCGCGGGCTGGACCTGTGCTATCGGACTAGAACTCATTGTGCGGGCCGTGGTTGAAAACAGCGGAATAGTGCTTCCCTGTTCGGTGGTTCTGGAGGGTGAATATGGTTTGAAGGGATTGAGCATCTCAGTACCCGTGGCTCTTGGGCGCACTGGTGTACAGCAAATAGTAGAATACAACCTTGAAAAGGATGAGCAGGAACGGTTCGAGATAGCATCAGGACTTTTGTTTGATGCGGTGAAAAAAGTAGAAAGCTATTTGTAA